The segment CCCTTTCTTGCCTCGCTGAAGGAGATCGGCGGCGGCATACTGGTCGGGGCCTTCATTGTCATCGCAATCGTGGCAATCGTTGGGGCGGCAATGCTCCTGGCAGGCAAATTGAGCCAGTCGTCTCGGCTGGCCTCCGGCGGTGGCATGATCTTGCTGTGGACTGGCCCGGTGGCTGCGATCCTCGGCGGAATCAACGGCTACATTCTTTGGTCACAGTCGGCGTTCCCGCTCGGATTCTAGGGTCGATCCGTCATGCCGGTTCAGTGTGACCTGAACGGATGGTGGCCGCCCGGGTGTGGCCTCGTCTCTCAAGCGAATGATGGTTTCCTCGGAGCTGTTACGGCCCTTTTTGCGAATATTCTCCAGAACATCGCTTCATGGATCTGGTCGTTCATCACGGGAGCCTTCAGTGTCTCGAATGTTGATGATTCGCAGTGGATTGCAGTGCAGGGGCTGACGAATTGGTGGGTAGTCGTCATGATGACCCCGCTCGTCGTGGCCATGATCCTTCAGCTTCTATCGGGCCTGATCAGCCAACAGCCCCGCCGTTTGGTGAGGGCGCTGGTTGGTGGTGGGGCTGCGGTTCCAATGGTGGCCGGTGCCGTTTACTTGGTTCGCCAGCTCACCCACATCGGCGACTTCGCGTCGCAAGCCATCCTCGACTCCATGGGGACGGATCCCTACGTGGTGTTCATGCGGCTCTTCGGTTTCGAGCGGGCGCCAGTCGGATCGGGCCGGGATTGGAACGTTGTGTCGTTGGCTCCAGGGTCGAGCAGTGGCGCAGCCGGGGCAGTGATCGTCACGGCCATGGCCGTCATCGTTGTCTGGATATTGGCCTTCATCCTCATGTGCTCGATGATCTTCCGGTCTTTCGCGCTCATCGTGCTTGCCGCCGTCGCTCCGGTCGCTCTCATGCTCATGCCGTGGGAGAAGACGAAATCCTGGGCACGACGGTGGTGCGAGATCGTCGTCGCACTGCTCCTCGCCAAGCCTCTGGCCGCGACCGTTCTGGCGGTCGCCATCAAGCTCTTCGCCGAGTCGAAGTCTTTCGCTGGACTGGCTGCCGGCGTCGTGGGAATGACGCTGGCGTGCGGCGCCCCTCTGATGGCTCTACGGCTTGTAAGTTTCGCTGGCGGGGAGCTGGCGGCGGCTGCCCAAACTGCCGGTGGCGGTCACATCCTTTCTCGCAGCTCCAGTTTCACTGCAAGGCAGATCAGCCGACAAACGGGTGGCCGATTCACGCTCGCTGGCATGGCTGCCCGTTCGTCGATAACTCGCCCGATCCCCTCGAGTCGCCCGCAATGTCCGACGACCACGTTGCCGCACAAGGTGCCACTTCCGGGAACGCCGACTGGCACGACGGCGTCGCGACCTTTTGTCGGAAGCGGCTCTACCTTAATGCTCGACGTCGGCGGGTCAGTTCCCGGTCCGGCGTCGCCTCTGGCACGGGGCGCCAGTGCGTCGCCAGCGACGCAGGCCCATGGATCAACTCTGGGCATCATTGAGGATCAACCGCAGCCTTCGGCGTCGCGTCCTTCGTCTGTTCCTAATGCCTCTGCATCGATAGCACCGCCGGTGCCGCCATCGGTCCGCTCGCAAACGATTGTCCAGCCCCCGAAAGGCGGTGATTCCCGTGTCTGAAAATTCACGCACTCTCGAGGCCGTCAAGTTTCCTCGCTACGAGCGTCGCGGCTTGTTCATGGGCTTGAAGTGGTACCAGTTGCTCTTGCTAGCGGGCGGCGTTCTCGTGGCAAGTGTGGCTTCAGCGGCGAACGGACCGGCCGGACTATTTGCATCGGGACCGATGTGGCTCGCGCTGATGCTGCTTGGTTTGCTGCAGTACTCTCGGATTCCTTACCCGGTATGGGCCAGCCACGCCGTCTTGTTTTTCTATCGATCGGTCGCCAAGCAGACGCGCTTCTTCGTGAGGCCTGAACGGGCGGTCCTGGTCGGGCGTTTATCATTGCCCGGCGGATTGGGAAACCTCGAGTTGCGTCGAACCTCGCGGGGCGAGTCCTTCATCATTGACGCCCCGGGCAAGGAGGCCCTCGCAGTACTGCGGTGCAGCACGCGCTCTTTTGCGCTCTTGGACACCGAAGATAAGGCCTGGGCAGTGCAGGCCTGGTCCCGTGTTCAGGCAGGTATGGCGCAGCGCAGCAATGTCGCGAGGATTGCCGTCCAGGACTACACGGTTCCGTATCCGTCCAAGGCGCTGCGTGACTTCTACGAACACGCCGTGCCGCATCGGATTGGAGACACAGGAGAACTGACCTGGGGCGAGTGTTCGTATGAGGATCTGATTTCTGCAGCTGGGTCGGCCATGAGCCACGATCTGCTTCTGACTCTTGTCGTGGACACGGCCAAGGCCCGGCGCCGGATCAAGGAGTCTGGAGGGGGATTGGTCGGCGTCGAACGTGTGCTCCGTTTGGAGGTGGAGGCCATGACCACCGCACTGGGAACACACAGCGTCAAGGTCGAGGGTTGGCTCCCCGAGGACGGAATCCTTGACGTTCTACGCGGCGCCTTCGACCCGGCCGCCGTCGCCGTTCCCGCTCGGACGTCGGCGAAAGTTGGCGCGCACCCTGACTCCGAAAGCGATTCTGAGTCGAAACTGTCTTCAGGCCCGATGGCCGTCGAGGAGCACTGGACTTATGTGCGCACGGACTCCGGTTTTCATCAAACGTTCTGGATCGCTGAGTGGCCGCGGCAGAAGGTCTTTCCGGGCTTTCTGCATCCGCTGATCTACGTGGGAGATTTCCGCCATACGGTGACTGAAGTGATCCGGGCAGTGCCCACAACTGAGGCGCTGCGGGATATCCGTTCTGCCCAGGAAGCCCATGAAACCCGGCGTCGAATAAACACAAGGTTCGACAGGCCCCTCACGCGTGAGCAAAAGGCAGAAGAAGAGGAGGTGGCCCAGCGGGAGGAAGAGATCGTCGCTGGCCACGGTGATGTGCGGCCCGCGGCGTACGTCACGATCACGGCAGCCACGCTCGAGGATCTGGCGAGACACAGGCAGGAACTTGAATCGGCGGCTGCAGGGGCCTTCGTTGAATTGCGGTTGCTGGCCGGGCAGCAATGGGCGGCCTTCGTGGCCGGTGCTCTTCCGTTCGGGAGGGGGCTGCGATGAAGCGGACCATCCAAAATGTTCAATACCTGCCGTCGGGTGGGAATCGGCGGCAAAGGAAGGAACGACGCAGGCACGAAATAGCGGGGGAGAGCGGACCGTGGTCGTCGGCCCTGCGGAGCTTCGGAGAGAGCGTCGACGACAGGCTGGACGGTAACGAACGCAGTGGGGACTGGGGGAGCCGGGAACCGAACTCTTTGCGTGGCCCGCATCGGCTGCGTCCAGTACCCCACCGCGCTTCCACGCTGACGTTTGCTGCGGCCTATCCGTTCATCACTGAATCGGGGCTGGGCCATGAGGGGACGTACATCGGAACGGACGTCTTCGGGTCTGGAGCATTTTCCTACGATCCGTGGATTCTCTATGACAAGGGTGTCATCAGTGGCCCGTCGATCGTTGTCATCGGCACCGTGGGCACTGGCAAGTCCATGTGCGGTAAATCGTTAGTGGCACGGTCGATCACACTGGGGCGGAAGGCGGCTGTAGCGTCTGATCCCAAGGGCGAATGGGTTGCCGTGGCCAAAGCTGTTGGCGGCAAAGTCATTTCTGTCGGCCCCGGCCGCTCAGCCCGCGTGAACCCACTCGACGCGGGTCCGCGTTCCAGCGCCCTGACCGACGCACAATGGCAAGCCGTCGTCCGTCAACGCCGTCGCTACCTACTGGTGGCGTTGGTGTCCCTCATGCGGCAGGGGATGCCGCTCCGGCCTGTGGAGCATACGGCGCTGGATATGGCGCTGGTGGAGACTGTGGCGCAGAACTCGAACCCGACGCTGCCCATGGTGCTGGATCATCTGCTGAATCCGTCGAGGGAAACGATCGGGCTCGTGGGCAGGGACGGCGGATCGGCTGTCAGCCACTCGCTGCGACGCACAGTGTCAGGCGACTTGGAGGGCATGTTTGATGCTCCTTCCACCGTGGCCTTCGACGCCGATGCACCCATGATGGTGATGGATACCTCCGCCTTGATCGGCGCTTCTGAGCAGGCTTTGTCCCTCGCCGCAGCGTGTGGGGCGACCTGGCTTGAGGCAGCAGTCACCAATCCCGACGGCGGTAAGCGGCTGGTGGTGTACGACGAGGGTTGGCGGATGCTTGCCGATCCCTACATGCTGGCCAAAATGAGCGAGCAGTGGCGACTGGCCCGCACCTACGGGATCGCGAACCTGCTCATCATGCACAAGGTTGCTGACCTCAACGAGATCGGCGATAGCACCAGCGGACATCGTCAAAAGGCCCTCGGGCTCCTCACCGAGGCCGACACTCGGATCATTTACCGGCAAAAGCACGACGCCATGCGCCTGACCAAGGAAGCCCTCGGCCTGACCGAAGCCGAATGCGAACACGTGGAAAACCTTCCCAAGGGTGTAGGGCTCTGGAAAGTCGGAAACCGCTCCTTCATCGTTGCCAACAGGGTCACCACCGATGAGCTCGAAGTCTTCGGCACCGACGACCGGATGATCTGATGTTCACGCACCCGCGCGCAGGAAACACCAGCCCCCTCATCAACGCCGGACTCGTCACACTCTCCGGCTTCGTGAGCCTTTCCTTCATGGTCCAGGGAGCAGCCCGCCTCGTCGTCACTTGGCGGTGCGGCACCGCGCCGCAGTCGCCCCCAAACCCGGCGGCCGCCGTCGGACTCCTCACTGGCCGGATCGATTGGATCGTGCGCCGAACTCCCGACTGCGACGTCGGCGCCAGCGATGTCTGGTGGTTGGTCGCCCCGGTAATGGTCGCGGTCGCCGCGCTCGCGGTGAGTGGGATCTGGGCTTGGCGAAGATGGAAGCAATCCGGTGCTTGGCTGCGGCAAGAGATCTTGAACCGGGATGGCATCGCGCGCCGCTCCGAGATTCTGCATGACTTCGGGGCCAGGGCCGTTCGGCGGCGCGGGAAGTTCACCCGTCCCGCGCTGATCAACCCGAGTATTCAGGACCTTTCATGGACACTTGGCCGCTCCCGCGGCATCACGATTCACGTCTCAACAGAAGAATCGATGGTGATCCAGGGGGCACCTCGTTCGGGTAAGGGACTCTACGTGGTGATCAATGCCATTCTGGACGCCCCCGGCGCCGTGGTGACGACGTCCACCCGGGCCGACAATCTCGTTGTCACGATGAAAGCCCGCTCCACGGGTGACAGGCCTGTGACCGTGTTCGATCCGCAGGGAATGTCCGGGCTACCATCCACTCTGCGCTGGTCACCGGTCCGGGGCTGCCAGGACCCGGACATGGCCACACGCCGGGCCCTGGTGATCACCGCCGATACGGAGATGAAAGGTGAAAACGCAGCGTGGCAGAAGCGCTCACTGATCGTCCT is part of the Arthrobacter ramosus genome and harbors:
- a CDS encoding type IV secretion system protein, coding for MPVQCDLNGWWPPGCGLVSQANDGFLGAVTALFANILQNIASWIWSFITGAFSVSNVDDSQWIAVQGLTNWWVVVMMTPLVVAMILQLLSGLISQQPRRLVRALVGGGAAVPMVAGAVYLVRQLTHIGDFASQAILDSMGTDPYVVFMRLFGFERAPVGSGRDWNVVSLAPGSSSGAAGAVIVTAMAVIVVWILAFILMCSMIFRSFALIVLAAVAPVALMLMPWEKTKSWARRWCEIVVALLLAKPLAATVLAVAIKLFAESKSFAGLAAGVVGMTLACGAPLMALRLVSFAGGELAAAAQTAGGGHILSRSSSFTARQISRQTGGRFTLAGMAARSSITRPIPSSRPQCPTTTLPHKVPLPGTPTGTTASRPFVGSGSTLMLDVGGSVPGPASPLARGASASPATQAHGSTLGIIEDQPQPSASRPSSVPNASASIAPPVPPSVRSQTIVQPPKGGDSRV
- a CDS encoding SCO6880 family protein, whose protein sequence is MSENSRTLEAVKFPRYERRGLFMGLKWYQLLLLAGGVLVASVASAANGPAGLFASGPMWLALMLLGLLQYSRIPYPVWASHAVLFFYRSVAKQTRFFVRPERAVLVGRLSLPGGLGNLELRRTSRGESFIIDAPGKEALAVLRCSTRSFALLDTEDKAWAVQAWSRVQAGMAQRSNVARIAVQDYTVPYPSKALRDFYEHAVPHRIGDTGELTWGECSYEDLISAAGSAMSHDLLLTLVVDTAKARRRIKESGGGLVGVERVLRLEVEAMTTALGTHSVKVEGWLPEDGILDVLRGAFDPAAVAVPARTSAKVGAHPDSESDSESKLSSGPMAVEEHWTYVRTDSGFHQTFWIAEWPRQKVFPGFLHPLIYVGDFRHTVTEVIRAVPTTEALRDIRSAQEAHETRRRINTRFDRPLTREQKAEEEEVAQREEEIVAGHGDVRPAAYVTITAATLEDLARHRQELESAAAGAFVELRLLAGQQWAAFVAGALPFGRGLR
- a CDS encoding ATP-binding protein, producing MKRTIQNVQYLPSGGNRRQRKERRRHEIAGESGPWSSALRSFGESVDDRLDGNERSGDWGSREPNSLRGPHRLRPVPHRASTLTFAAAYPFITESGLGHEGTYIGTDVFGSGAFSYDPWILYDKGVISGPSIVVIGTVGTGKSMCGKSLVARSITLGRKAAVASDPKGEWVAVAKAVGGKVISVGPGRSARVNPLDAGPRSSALTDAQWQAVVRQRRRYLLVALVSLMRQGMPLRPVEHTALDMALVETVAQNSNPTLPMVLDHLLNPSRETIGLVGRDGGSAVSHSLRRTVSGDLEGMFDAPSTVAFDADAPMMVMDTSALIGASEQALSLAAACGATWLEAAVTNPDGGKRLVVYDEGWRMLADPYMLAKMSEQWRLARTYGIANLLIMHKVADLNEIGDSTSGHRQKALGLLTEADTRIIYRQKHDAMRLTKEALGLTEAECEHVENLPKGVGLWKVGNRSFIVANRVTTDELEVFGTDDRMI